A genomic region of Natronoarchaeum mannanilyticum contains the following coding sequences:
- a CDS encoding universal stress protein → MYDRILVPTDGSAGVERAVEHAVGLAEEHGATVEALYVVNAATFGGLPMETSWEGISSVLREEGHEAVERVEKIAEREGVDVETRIVEGMPSRTICEHAASEDCDLIVMGTHGRGGIDRLLMGSVTERVVRTAEPPVLTVRMESDDSDADAEERAAEERTPQP, encoded by the coding sequence ATGTACGATCGCATTCTGGTCCCGACCGACGGCTCCGCGGGCGTCGAGCGGGCCGTGGAACACGCCGTCGGGCTCGCCGAGGAACACGGGGCGACGGTCGAAGCGCTGTACGTCGTCAACGCCGCGACGTTCGGCGGGTTGCCCATGGAGACGTCCTGGGAGGGGATCAGCTCGGTGCTGCGCGAGGAGGGCCACGAGGCCGTCGAGCGGGTCGAGAAGATCGCCGAACGGGAGGGCGTCGACGTCGAGACGCGCATCGTCGAGGGGATGCCGAGCCGGACGATCTGCGAGCACGCCGCCAGCGAGGACTGCGACCTGATCGTGATGGGAACTCACGGGCGCGGCGGGATCGACCGGCTCCTGATGGGCAGCGTCACCGAGCGGGTGGTTCGAACGGCCGAGCCGCCGGTGCTCACGGTACGAATGGAATCCGACGATAGCGACGCCGACGCCGAGGAGCGCGCCGCGGAGGAACGAACTCCCCAGCCCTGA